DNA from Larimichthys crocea isolate SSNF chromosome XIII, L_crocea_2.0, whole genome shotgun sequence:
tggccactttgattgaccgccattacagatggcttgtttgagcacattGTTGTTTAGCTGGACTGCCAACATGCCGTCAGCTAGAGTCACAGATTATGAGCTTGAAAACATCTCTTCAGAAACCAGTGAGTGACGTCACGCGTACGCCGCTCATTCTTTATAGTCAGTGGTTTCAACTATGGCAGAACATGAagtgaaactgtgaaacatgaagtggaaaatagtttttcaaatgtttatttttatttacacaaaaacCTGCAGTTTATGAGAAGGCAAACATATCTTAACAATAACTACAGAtacaaaaaatgtctttgccttttacatactgtaacacatttACTCTCTCCATACATATCTGTTATATAAACTATCTTTAATGCAACCAGCAATCTTTAGTTTGCCAGCTTGTGTGCTCAATTTCTGCAACATCAAGTCGATAGTTTGCCAGATAATCCATATTAATCCACATTAATCCACAATAATCAgtaactacaaaaacaaaacctgctGGGCATCAGATGAGTGTATTCAGCATGTTTGTAATGAATCCTGCTGGGTTTTATTTGGGCACTGTAGGCTTGTTGGACAGAGACCAGATTTGGCACAAATGACTGTAATCAAGAAGGAGGGCTCCAAAGGCATGAATTCACGGTATGGATCGGAGTCACAGTTAACCTGGAAAAGACACATTGAGATCAGTAGTTGAGAGAAAAGACgattcaaaaataaataaaaacctacCGGTAATAACAGAAGCACACTACCTGAGAAAAAGATGTGAGAAACAGACGCGTGTGTGATAGTCCTGCGATGGAAGTGTCACTGGGATTGTTCTTCAGACTCTGACGATAGGCCTGAGGAAAGACATGGATGTATGGGCTTAATGTTGTCGTAAACACAGAGGCTAAAGCCTGAAGACTGCTGCCCACCTGCAATGCTATCTGCAGTGCAGAATATTGCACCCACACCTCCTGCTGCTGCGCTGCCGAGAGGGAAAACCTTCCATCCCGGCCTGCTTTTTCTGTCACCGTGAGGTAGTGAGCCCACACGCATTTCCCCACAGCACGCACAGTCTCAGTCTGAGAATAAACTGTATGACAACGGACAGATAAATATGATACTGCAGTAAAAAATCTGTAAGTGGCAATTAACTGTATGCAACCTAAAGATGATGTCAAACAGTGGGTAGATAAACTTCTCTTACTGTCAGGCAGGATCAGGTGGAGGATATCTTTGGCGATAAGGAAACCCATTACACCATAATTCATCGCcctgttaaaaaagaaaacaagcgttaaattatgaaagaaaaaaacattgagtgCTTTTAAAATCAGTGTTCACTTTACCTGGGATAGGTAGGATCGAAGAGAGGCTGGGCAAACATTCCCATCGGAAAGAGCAGCTCATTGCCCTGGAGGAATGGTGTGACAGacagactaaaataaaacaagaaaagattatatattataagaTTATATACATGCTATTTATATCTCTCAACTTTAAGAATAGAGGCAGACAACTTGCATATCAGCCGCCACAGTCTGCTCCGTCAAGAGTTTGCTGAGTCTCTTTTGCCACAAGGACAGCAGCTGGACGTAGTTGGAGAAGAAGCTTTGTGTGTTGACTGTCATCTGGAATAATACAGGTTGTACGGTCAGATAAGGTTGGTTTAGATTGGGTTATTAAAGAGGTTAAAATCTTCTTTGTCTGTAATGTACCTCGGAAAAAAGCAGGTCAAGCTCAGCCTCGCTAGAGATCTCGTTTGCAGTCCAAAGTCTTGGAATTAAAGAGTGAACCTGAAGGAAGTTTTGATTGACAtcaaaacacaccaacaaagtGCAGTTTCAAAAAGACAATAATTTGCTTGACACGTTACCTTATTCATGACAAGCTGGAAAGACCTCTTGTTTGTCCACTTGAGTTCACGTAATTTGGACTTGAAGGAGGAAAAGATATTCTGAATAATCTCCTCTATCTGTTGAACAATAAGAATATTAAACAAGCTTCATATCAGCTTTTTAAATTCGATTGCTGCTTAAGTCATTGTGTCACAAATCCTCAcctctctgtgtgctgtgcGTTCACTGAGCAGGTCTGCGAGAACCAAGTCGAATCCTCTTTCAGTGTCTAACACACAGTGTTTCCAGCGAGGGGCTACCTGGTGAAGAGGTCCAAAATAAAGAAGTGTGACTCAACAAACCAACTCATAGgtgtcatctttttttaaaaaaaaggacagacatCTGTGTCGACTCACCCCCTCTTTGTCACCCAGAGCCAAAGACAAATTCTTCGCTGTCTCAGAAAAGTTGGAGTCTAGAGCGGGCATCATGGTGTGCAGCAGATTGAAGATCATGTAAGTGTGAACGGGAGCGCTGTGTGGAAGCAGCACAAGgtcaaaaaaaaggaaaacgcATGCATTTGATTGTGGGGTCTTTTATGTCCTCTTATGGTACCTTGTTCTCAGCTCATGCCTGTTCAGCCACCTGCTGATGGTGCTGGACATTCGCACAATGTAGGGTAAATTATGCAGAAGGACATGATCGTCTTCGGTGAGGGGCAGTGGATGAAAAGCAGCCTGCAGACAGCCCAACCAATCAATCGCAGGGGCCTGGCTCTGTTGCCATATTTACATAAAGGAAATCAATTATTACAGCAGGTTCAGACATGTTCTAAATGCTTGTACAGTGACACATTATCTTCCTCCTGTACCTGTAGCTCTTTGATTGTCATGCGCTGATAAAGCTGTCCTTTTGACAGACGGTACTGCAGAGGTGTAGCAGCCACAGCGAGCTCAGACGACAAAGATATGAACGTGCCTACGTGGATCATGCTGACACTGGGCTGTGCACCCAACAGTGCCAGGTACTTCTGACAGGATGCCAAGAAGGGACGTAGTGTCTGGATGAAAGGAGACAGGAGAATGATAAAGAAATGCATTAGTGGGATGGaataacattacatttttctttaatcaaTAAGAGTCTGGTTAAGCCATCAACCTGTGTTTTAGCTTGAGACTTCTCTGTCTTGCTGTTCCATTCAATCGGGATCAACAGATCTGGCTGATCAATCTGTTGACAAAGAGGAGACAGTAAAACAAAGCCTACATTGTTGTGGCAGGAGTCCCTTCACCAGCATAACACTTACAAATTATCCTAATGGATACTGGCCTGTATGTATCTTTTGCCTGTCCCTTGGCCACTTTCATTTGGATCTTTGCCGACTAAGAGGTTGAAGAATGGAAAGGTGCCATAGTCCTTCA
Protein-coding regions in this window:
- the kel gene encoding kell blood group glycoprotein; amino-acid sequence: MSETSRELEPSSQPEPERGLQLPPLLQPPLPTQDPSAPHQQTQLQILQLSEQQHQQKPGWIKHQKLLVLLLGLSLCAAILGLSYYMHHNLHNRRNNQTDTETPCLSPACQRASARLSMSADPFTQPCDYFLFSCGSDRLSPDSGVRQRGQGIPGHPQNHREKVVWPEGQTKEREDRRLKEEKILDRKTVLLQYLREILESNNRPNSTAVQKAKSFYHSCLDTKSIESAGAEPFLTLIQKLGGWTVTGQWNRTDFNSTLSLLMKDYGTFPFFNLLVGKDPNESGQGTGKRYIQIDQPDLLIPIEWNSKTEKSQAKTQTLRPFLASCQKYLALLGAQPSVSMIHVGTFISLSSELAVAATPLQYRLSKGQLYQRMTIKELQSQAPAIDWLGCLQAAFHPLPLTEDDHVLLHNLPYIVRMSSTISRWLNRHELRTSAPVHTYMIFNLLHTMMPALDSNFSETAKNLSLALGDKEGVAPRWKHCVLDTERGFDLVLADLLSERTAHREIEEIIQNIFSSFKSKLRELKWTNKRSFQLVMNKVHSLIPRLWTANEISSEAELDLLFSEMTVNTQSFFSNYVQLLSLWQKRLSKLLTEQTVAADILSVTPFLQGNELLFPMGMFAQPLFDPTYPRAMNYGVMGFLIAKDILHLILPDIYSQTETVRAVGKCVWAHYLTVTEKAGRDGRFSLSAAQQQEVWVQYSALQIALQAYRQSLKNNPSDTSIAGLSHTRLFLTSFSQVNCDSDPYREFMPLEPSFLITVICAKSGLCPTSLQCPNKTQQDSLQTC